In a genomic window of Desulfotomaculum sp.:
- a CDS encoding spore germination protein: protein MFRIRWKSRSSKKGNPKNTAQQSTGGLSNLGRNSAQNLAHQEPLPEISSSVMQPDWLNLSLTGSLQKDIPSLKAVFKNCDDVIFHEFNLGQNREIRLALICVDALSSSERLSREILIPLKTKFGEPAAGDKITIEQAFEYIKNSGAAVTETEETAQVETIVDHLLSGEAVLLVEGSSKALILDTRGYKTRDITDSPWDRSVRGSRESFVEDLFTNTSLLRRRIKNPALKVETSKIGRVNRTDLAVAYIEGIVDPDIVDEVKKRLSRIDIDGALEGGQIEEFIEDSPYSPFPTVFHSDRVDKVAAKLMEGRVAIILDGTPSIMTVPALFIEYFQNTEDYYQRYIFSSVVRILRLFNFFLSISGSALYIALSTYHPELIPTSLLLSFTAQREAVPFPLFVEVFLMEVTFEILREAGLRMPQPLGQTVSIVGAVVLGEASVRAGIVSAATVIIIAIAAIASFSFLYSSTIIFRLIRFPMFISASILGLPGLVIMILLMIFHLTSLRSFGVPYLYPVAPLSVNAQQDTIIRVPWWAMRKRPYLLTGNLQREAPGQKPQPPSSPPSREES from the coding sequence TTGTTCAGAATCCGCTGGAAAAGCCGGTCCTCCAAAAAAGGTAACCCAAAAAATACAGCGCAGCAAAGCACCGGCGGTCTGAGTAATCTCGGGCGGAACAGCGCGCAAAACCTGGCGCACCAAGAGCCGCTGCCGGAGATCAGTTCCTCCGTCATGCAGCCGGACTGGCTGAACCTGTCCCTGACAGGTTCTCTGCAAAAAGATATCCCTTCGCTCAAGGCGGTTTTTAAGAACTGCGACGACGTCATTTTTCACGAATTTAACCTGGGGCAAAACAGGGAAATCCGCCTTGCCCTCATTTGCGTGGACGCGCTCTCCAGCAGCGAACGCCTGAGCCGGGAGATCCTGATCCCGCTGAAAACAAAATTCGGGGAACCGGCAGCCGGCGACAAGATTACTATCGAACAAGCTTTTGAATATATTAAGAACAGCGGCGCCGCTGTTACTGAAACTGAAGAAACGGCCCAGGTGGAAACTATTGTTGATCATCTTCTTTCCGGAGAAGCCGTCCTGCTTGTGGAAGGCTCTTCAAAAGCCCTGATCTTGGATACCAGGGGTTATAAAACCAGGGATATCACCGATTCACCCTGGGACCGCTCTGTACGCGGCTCACGTGAGTCTTTCGTAGAGGACCTTTTTACCAACACCTCGCTCCTGCGGCGGAGAATCAAAAACCCTGCCTTAAAAGTCGAAACATCCAAAATAGGGAGAGTAAACAGAACCGATCTGGCCGTAGCCTACATTGAGGGCATAGTCGATCCGGACATTGTTGATGAGGTTAAAAAAAGGTTGTCCAGGATTGACATCGACGGGGCGCTGGAAGGAGGACAGATCGAGGAATTTATCGAAGACAGCCCCTACAGCCCCTTTCCGACTGTCTTTCACAGCGACCGGGTGGACAAGGTCGCCGCCAAGCTGATGGAAGGACGCGTGGCCATTATCCTTGACGGCACTCCCTCGATAATGACCGTCCCGGCTCTTTTTATTGAATACTTCCAGAACACCGAAGACTACTACCAGCGCTACATATTTTCCAGTGTGGTGAGAATCCTGCGCCTTTTCAACTTTTTCCTGAGCATCTCAGGTTCCGCTTTGTATATCGCGCTTTCAACATACCATCCCGAATTGATACCCACTTCGCTTCTGCTAAGCTTTACAGCCCAGAGGGAGGCGGTGCCCTTTCCCCTGTTTGTGGAAGTCTTTTTAATGGAAGTGACTTTTGAAATCCTGCGCGAGGCCGGCCTGCGCATGCCCCAGCCCCTGGGCCAGACGGTAAGCATAGTAGGCGCCGTCGTGCTCGGCGAGGCTAGCGTGCGTGCGGGAATAGTGTCTGCGGCAACGGTGATCATCATCGCGATCGCCGCGATTGCTTCCTTCTCTTTCCTGTACTCGTCGACGATTATCTTTCGGCTGATCCGCTTTCCTATGTTCATCAGCGCTTCGATACTGGGTCTGCCCGGTCTCGTGATCATGATTTTACTGATGATCTTCCACCTGACCAGCCTGCGCTCATTCGGAGTGCCTTACCTGTACCCGGTTGCGCCCCTGAGCGTTAACGCGCAGCAGGATACAATTATCCGCGTCCCCTGGTGGGCTATGCGGAAAAGGCCCTACCTTTTAACCGGCAATCTGCAGCGGGAGGCCCCCGGCCAGAAACCGCAGCCCCCGTCCAGCCCGCCCAGCCGGGAGGAATCTTAG
- a CDS encoding metal-dependent hydrolase produces the protein MAKVQWLGHACFKITSGSGKIIIIDPWLEGNPAAACGVNDITAANLVLVTHDHFDHITNAVQIVQKTGATLIAAVETAGKLKAAGVPEQQVIFYGMGMNIGATAEVDGISVTMTQAFHSSESASPVGYIIRLENGCTIYHAGDTGVFASMVTLGDLYPMDLALLPIGGVFTMDPKQATMAVKLLGAKKVIPMHYKTFPILVQDAGIFADMVKKEVPEAEVVILSPGQEYTT, from the coding sequence ATGGCTAAAGTTCAGTGGTTAGGACATGCCTGCTTTAAAATTACATCCGGCAGCGGCAAGATAATCATTATTGATCCCTGGCTGGAAGGAAACCCTGCGGCTGCCTGCGGCGTGAACGACATAACCGCGGCGAACCTGGTGCTGGTCACCCACGATCATTTCGACCACATAACCAACGCCGTCCAGATCGTCCAGAAGACCGGCGCTACGCTGATTGCGGCAGTTGAGACGGCAGGCAAGCTGAAGGCCGCCGGAGTGCCTGAGCAGCAGGTAATCTTCTATGGAATGGGTATGAACATTGGCGCCACGGCGGAGGTTGACGGTATTTCAGTAACCATGACTCAAGCTTTCCACTCGTCCGAGTCAGCCAGCCCGGTGGGGTACATAATCAGGCTGGAAAACGGCTGCACGATTTACCATGCGGGTGACACAGGCGTCTTCGCCTCCATGGTCACTCTCGGTGACCTTTACCCGATGGACCTGGCCCTGCTGCCCATCGGCGGAGTCTTTACGATGGACCCGAAGCAGGCAACTATGGCTGTTAAGCTTTTAGGCGCTAAAAAGGTTATTCCCATGCACTATAAAACTTTCCCCATTCTGGTTCAGGACGCCGGTATTTTTGCCGATATGGTCAAAAAAGAAGTTCCGGAAGCCGAAGTGGTCATACTCTCGCCTGGGCAGGAATACACCACATAG
- a CDS encoding 4-hydroxybenzoyl-CoA thioesterase, with amino-acid sequence MMNLDAKKVFCQKEMEVGWGDCDAAGITYYAKYFDWFSYGRIELFKKIGLPYLACFHEQGISLVTVEAFCLYKQSLKPEQEIILETWLSSLTRARMEFRYRVFRKEDGILAAEGMTAHAYVDAKIKPFDLKKRYPTLWEKLSLAALKD; translated from the coding sequence ATGATGAATTTGGACGCTAAAAAAGTATTCTGTCAGAAAGAAATGGAAGTTGGCTGGGGGGATTGTGACGCAGCAGGGATTACTTACTATGCAAAGTACTTCGACTGGTTTTCCTACGGCCGGATCGAACTGTTTAAAAAAATAGGACTGCCCTACCTGGCCTGTTTTCACGAGCAGGGAATTTCACTGGTTACTGTGGAGGCTTTCTGCCTGTACAAGCAGTCTCTTAAGCCAGAGCAGGAAATAATTTTGGAAACCTGGCTATCCAGCTTAACCCGCGCCAGGATGGAGTTTAGGTACCGAGTGTTCAGAAAGGAGGACGGAATTCTGGCCGCTGAGGGTATGACCGCTCATGCTTATGTCGATGCCAAGATCAAACCCTTTGATCTTAAGAAAAGATATCCCACGCTCTGGGAAAAGCTCAGCCTTGCGGCGCTGAAAGATTAG
- a CDS encoding AMP-dependent synthetase, with product MADLDQRIRYLTDEYPEWTRRTIAGHFDHAAELFADRIFICTPDREYTYAEIQKSSQLVAKGLLFLGLRPRDHVAMLVGNYPEFIIFKLALSRIGAVAVPLNMLLTEREISFFLEDSDAVAIMFNDRLGRQDYIKIMRGLFPEALESDETVSTPLFSRFPKIRNLICFSPIGESYPGFLSFNSLYDLAALVQDEELSRAQEANCYPDDIFDIMYTSGTTALPKGAMLSHDMCLRGVYATCVTRATKNGTRFYSALPFYHIFAWNYVILAASFVGGAVISHPQFVISQAFELMEKYGANEIICVPSMLLPLVNYPEVDRFNLEQLTSVLCGATPAPLPLWRRAKEVLQLDNLATGYGLTEGGGMITVSYPGESEKSVATRIGRMMAPNCSGLPEFGWQNHQLKVVDPVSLKELPRGVEGELVCRGNVVIRGYYKRPGINAETIDKDGWLRTGDLVIWHEDGFFQFTGRSKEIYKTHGENVVPKEIEEVLSTYPKVNQVYLVGIPYPVAGDVGAAFIELKPGEKATRREIISYCKKNMAKFKIPRYVFFIEASELPFTAAGKIKKYKLVEYAGKLLKERDQADPE from the coding sequence ATGGCGGATCTCGATCAGCGAATTCGTTACTTGACTGATGAGTACCCGGAATGGACGCGCAGGACGATAGCCGGGCATTTTGACCATGCAGCAGAATTGTTTGCAGACAGAATTTTTATCTGCACTCCGGATCGGGAATACACTTACGCCGAAATACAGAAAAGTTCCCAACTGGTGGCCAAAGGGCTGCTCTTTCTTGGCCTAAGGCCCAGGGATCATGTGGCCATGCTGGTTGGGAATTATCCGGAATTTATTATTTTCAAACTTGCCCTGTCCAGGATTGGAGCGGTTGCAGTGCCTTTAAACATGCTGCTGACGGAAAGGGAGATTTCTTTTTTCCTTGAAGACTCCGATGCTGTCGCAATTATGTTTAACGACCGTCTGGGCAGGCAGGATTATATCAAAATTATGAGAGGTCTGTTCCCCGAAGCTCTTGAATCAGATGAAACAGTAAGTACTCCTCTCTTTTCCCGTTTTCCGAAGATTAGGAATTTAATCTGTTTTTCGCCTATAGGAGAAAGCTACCCGGGGTTTCTTAGCTTCAACAGTTTATACGACCTTGCCGCCCTCGTGCAGGATGAGGAATTGAGCAGGGCTCAGGAAGCTAACTGCTATCCCGACGATATCTTTGATATCATGTACACGTCCGGAACGACGGCGCTGCCCAAGGGGGCTATGCTCAGCCACGACATGTGTTTGCGCGGCGTGTACGCCACCTGTGTAACCAGGGCAACCAAGAACGGAACGCGTTTTTATTCCGCGCTGCCCTTTTACCATATTTTTGCCTGGAATTATGTGATTTTAGCAGCCAGTTTTGTGGGCGGAGCTGTGATTTCCCACCCGCAGTTCGTGATCAGCCAGGCGTTTGAACTAATGGAGAAGTACGGCGCCAATGAAATAATCTGCGTTCCGTCAATGCTGCTTCCCCTAGTTAATTATCCGGAAGTGGACAGATTTAATCTTGAACAGTTAACCTCTGTTCTCTGCGGCGCTACCCCGGCGCCCCTGCCCCTGTGGCGGAGAGCGAAGGAAGTCCTGCAGCTGGATAACCTGGCTACTGGCTACGGGTTAACCGAGGGCGGTGGTATGATTACCGTGAGTTACCCGGGTGAGTCGGAAAAATCGGTTGCCACACGCATAGGCCGGATGATGGCGCCCAACTGCAGCGGGCTGCCGGAGTTTGGCTGGCAAAATCATCAGCTCAAGGTAGTTGACCCGGTAAGTTTGAAGGAGCTTCCACGAGGTGTGGAGGGCGAGCTTGTCTGCCGGGGGAACGTGGTCATCAGGGGTTACTACAAACGGCCCGGGATAAATGCGGAAACAATAGATAAAGACGGCTGGCTGAGGACGGGCGACCTGGTCATCTGGCACGAAGACGGTTTTTTTCAGTTTACCGGCCGGAGTAAGGAAATTTACAAGACCCACGGTGAGAATGTTGTTCCAAAGGAAATTGAGGAAGTGCTCAGCACCTACCCGAAGGTCAACCAGGTTTACCTTGTTGGAATTCCATATCCCGTGGCGGGTGACGTGGGCGCCGCTTTTATAGAACTCAAACCTGGCGAAAAGGCCACCAGGAGGGAAATTATCAGCTACTGTAAGAAGAACATGGCAAAATTCAAAATACCGCGTTATGTGTTTTTTATTGAGGCCAGCGAACTTCCTTTTACGGCCGCCGGCAAGATAAAAAAATACAAGCTTGTCGAGTATGCCGGGAAACTTTTAAAGGAAAGAGATCAGGCCGATCCGGAATAA
- the fabF gene encoding beta-ketoacyl-[acyl-carrier-protein] synthase II produces MKQRVVITGMGAVTPIGIGLEEYWENLKNGKCGVGMITRFDTSGLPCRIGAEVKDFIPENFMPKKLVRETETFMRFGLASVKMALEHSGLNMEKEDSFRVGIILGTAFGGIPAITEAQDKISRTGSVRMSPHFIPRMLGNIAATHAAITYGFKGPALTVSTACASGGDAAGLASMLLGQGEADVIIAVGAESLFCAVVMGGLYAARAVSVHNDEPEKACRPFDFKRDGLVLGEGAGAVVMETLDHALQRGAFIQAEVLGYANLGEGYHTTAPAPDGFGEIRCMRMALEKAQVAPEEIDYINAHGTSTPLGDRVETMSIKSVFGSHAGMIPVSSCKGATGHLVGAGGITELIACVKAIREGIVPPTINYEEPDPECDLDYVPNRAKKAPVRTAMSNSFGFGGQNACLIVRQFSS; encoded by the coding sequence TTGAAACAGAGAGTGGTAATTACAGGTATGGGGGCGGTTACACCAATTGGTATTGGTTTGGAAGAATACTGGGAAAACCTTAAAAACGGAAAATGCGGAGTTGGGATGATTACACGGTTTGACACATCCGGATTACCCTGCCGGATAGGCGCCGAAGTGAAGGACTTTATACCCGAGAACTTTATGCCCAAAAAGCTGGTGCGGGAAACGGAGACTTTTATGCGCTTTGGCCTCGCTTCTGTCAAAATGGCTCTTGAGCACAGCGGCCTTAACATGGAGAAAGAGGATTCTTTCCGTGTAGGAATAATTCTGGGTACGGCTTTCGGCGGTATTCCGGCCATAACTGAAGCGCAGGATAAGATCAGCAGGACGGGATCGGTCCGGATGAGCCCGCATTTCATACCCAGAATGCTTGGCAATATCGCCGCTACTCACGCCGCCATTACTTATGGTTTTAAAGGGCCGGCTCTTACTGTAAGCACAGCCTGCGCCTCCGGAGGGGATGCGGCGGGCCTAGCTTCCATGCTCCTTGGACAGGGCGAGGCTGATGTAATTATTGCGGTGGGCGCGGAATCCCTGTTCTGCGCGGTGGTAATGGGCGGCCTATATGCTGCGAGAGCGGTGTCAGTACACAACGATGAACCTGAAAAAGCCTGCCGGCCTTTTGACTTTAAACGTGATGGACTGGTTTTAGGTGAAGGAGCGGGAGCAGTTGTTATGGAAACGCTGGACCATGCTCTGCAAAGGGGCGCTTTCATACAGGCAGAGGTTTTAGGTTACGCAAACCTGGGTGAGGGTTACCACACCACTGCTCCTGCCCCGGACGGATTCGGGGAAATCCGCTGCATGCGGATGGCATTGGAGAAGGCTCAAGTAGCGCCCGAAGAAATAGATTATATTAATGCTCACGGAACCTCGACTCCTCTTGGAGACCGGGTTGAGACAATGTCCATCAAATCTGTTTTTGGTTCCCATGCGGGTATGATTCCTGTGAGTTCCTGCAAGGGCGCCACAGGGCATTTAGTGGGCGCGGGCGGAATTACCGAACTTATTGCCTGCGTCAAGGCAATCCGGGAAGGAATTGTCCCTCCTACGATAAACTACGAAGAACCGGATCCCGAATGCGATCTAGATTATGTCCCGAACCGGGCTAAAAAGGCCCCGGTAAGGACCGCCATGTCCAACTCGTTTGGCTTCGGCGGTCAAAATGCCTGTCTTATCGTAAGACAATTCTCCTCATAA
- a CDS encoding acyl-CoA dehydrogenase encodes MDFQPTVQQDLLRKAVRQFAEDEIAPLVNEMEITDNTPTDLVRKMGEQGFMGVTIPVEYGGTGMGHLARMIMVEEVGRISAGIAMALQVMQMGAGMVIDLGSLAQKAEYSPLLAQGKILIAPAITESSGGSDLEGLSTRAVDEGDYYSLTGRKVFITNSHISELAVIVAKNEGGAKRDFSAFLIKNGTEGFRRGRVERKIGFHGCITGELIMENCRIPKENLFGEKGRGLAIALEGINNYGRMGMVGIALGLMQASLEASVKFAQERVLYGKPISNLAPIQFKIAEIYADLEASRFLAYNAAWLIDHKKKSDTQVSSAKFFSTEAALQCTRKAMDIYGAYGCMKDYPLERYCRDAQLLVPADGTNDIMRVIAGRNLAMKK; translated from the coding sequence ATGGATTTTCAACCTACCGTCCAGCAGGATCTTTTACGTAAGGCTGTCAGACAATTTGCTGAAGATGAAATTGCTCCGTTAGTTAATGAAATGGAAATAACCGACAATACCCCGACTGATCTGGTCAGAAAAATGGGGGAGCAGGGCTTTATGGGTGTGACCATCCCTGTGGAGTATGGCGGTACGGGCATGGGCCATTTAGCCCGGATGATCATGGTTGAAGAGGTCGGACGGATCTCGGCGGGAATAGCTATGGCGCTGCAGGTTATGCAGATGGGCGCCGGTATGGTCATTGATTTGGGAAGCCTGGCACAGAAGGCCGAATATTCACCTTTACTGGCCCAGGGCAAAATACTGATTGCGCCGGCGATCACGGAGTCCAGCGGGGGGTCGGATCTGGAAGGGCTTTCCACACGTGCTGTAGACGAAGGCGACTATTACAGCCTCACCGGGCGTAAGGTCTTTATTACGAACTCCCATATTTCCGAGTTGGCGGTAATCGTAGCGAAAAATGAAGGAGGAGCTAAAAGGGACTTCAGCGCCTTTCTTATTAAAAACGGGACAGAAGGTTTCCGCCGCGGCAGGGTGGAAAGAAAGATCGGTTTTCACGGCTGCATTACAGGGGAACTGATTATGGAAAACTGCCGGATTCCCAAAGAAAACCTTTTTGGTGAAAAAGGCCGGGGGCTGGCAATTGCATTGGAGGGAATCAATAATTATGGAAGAATGGGCATGGTGGGTATCGCCCTTGGCTTAATGCAGGCTTCGCTGGAAGCTTCCGTTAAGTTCGCCCAGGAAAGGGTCCTTTACGGCAAACCGATCAGCAACCTCGCCCCGATCCAGTTTAAGATTGCCGAAATATACGCCGACCTTGAAGCCAGCCGTTTCCTGGCTTATAATGCAGCCTGGCTGATTGATCATAAGAAAAAATCTGATACCCAGGTGTCCAGCGCAAAGTTTTTTTCTACAGAGGCTGCCCTTCAGTGCACGCGCAAGGCGATGGATATTTACGGGGCATACGGCTGCATGAAAGATTATCCGTTGGAGAGATACTGCCGGGATGCCCAGTTGCTTGTCCCCGCCGACGGCACAAATGATATCATGAGGGTAATTGCCGGGCGGAACCTGGCGATGAAGAAATAA
- a CDS encoding electron transfer flavoprotein subunit beta, producing MQVAVCVKMVPVPEQWSQITFREDGSLQREGIELIINPVDRNALEEALKIRQDQGGTVAVFSMGPTSCLEHLREALAMGADRAFLLSGRNFAGADTLATSKVLAAGIRKEMPDFDLVVCGSASIDSGTAQVGPQLAAHLGAAHLTEAFSISAVEQNYFQVKTAASHGHYVTSLKSPVVISVTQQINKPRIPTLFNIMASCSKEIIILSSAELSLSKSESGLEGSPTKVQELFFPPAKRLARILEGSIEDRVEELFKQPGVAGVFK from the coding sequence GTGCAGGTTGCGGTCTGTGTCAAGATGGTTCCGGTTCCGGAACAGTGGTCACAAATAACTTTCCGTGAAGACGGAAGCCTTCAACGCGAGGGTATTGAACTGATTATCAACCCTGTGGACAGAAATGCTCTGGAAGAAGCCTTGAAAATAAGACAGGACCAGGGAGGTACTGTAGCAGTTTTTTCGATGGGACCCACGTCCTGCCTTGAACACCTGAGGGAGGCCCTGGCCATGGGAGCAGACAGGGCTTTTTTATTGAGCGGCCGGAATTTTGCCGGCGCAGATACACTGGCCACTTCAAAGGTGCTGGCTGCGGGGATTAGAAAAGAAATGCCTGACTTTGATCTGGTTGTTTGCGGTTCCGCAAGTATAGACAGCGGAACTGCCCAGGTCGGTCCCCAACTGGCGGCCCATCTTGGAGCCGCTCACCTCACAGAAGCTTTTTCGATCAGTGCCGTGGAGCAAAATTATTTTCAAGTCAAGACGGCTGCAAGTCATGGTCATTACGTAACCAGTCTTAAATCCCCTGTAGTAATCTCGGTTACCCAACAGATTAACAAGCCGCGCATCCCCACTTTATTCAATATTATGGCTTCATGCAGCAAGGAGATTATTATTTTATCATCGGCAGAACTAAGCCTTTCGAAATCGGAAAGCGGGCTGGAAGGTTCGCCGACTAAAGTGCAGGAATTATTTTTCCCCCCTGCCAAACGGCTGGCCAGGATATTGGAGGGTTCCATAGAAGACAGGGTTGAAGAACTGTTTAAACAACCGGGAGTGGCAGGTGTGTTTAAATGA
- a CDS encoding electron transfer flavoprotein subunit alpha: protein MIGDIEGKESLWVFIEQYKGAPKQVSLELIAKARMLADKFSLRVAALLIGDNVSTASSVLISAGADTVFLLEHPLLGRYRSDFYAPVILDLIRKGKPGVVIFGATPIGRDLAPAVAALAGTGCTADCVDLELTENGALLQTVPAFGGRMMAVIVTPEQRPQIATVRPGVFQQAWFPEHDGRVVSILPELPPAKFDLVEFVEESIQPSLLTSARVVVAGGAGVDSREGWELLRELTGVLQAALGGSRPALDNGWIEESQMIGHSGSTIRPDLYIAVGISGDVLHMVGVQDAKVIVAVNSDSRAPVFSRSDYGIVGDYREVVPVLINTLKKKQRF, encoded by the coding sequence ATGATTGGTGATATTGAAGGAAAAGAAAGTCTCTGGGTTTTTATTGAGCAATATAAAGGCGCCCCCAAACAGGTCAGCCTGGAACTGATTGCTAAAGCCCGTATGCTTGCCGATAAGTTCAGCCTTCGTGTCGCCGCTCTGTTAATCGGGGACAATGTAAGCACTGCTTCTTCTGTATTGATCAGCGCCGGCGCAGACACCGTATTCCTTCTGGAACATCCTCTTTTAGGGCGATACAGGAGCGACTTTTACGCGCCTGTTATTTTAGACCTGATCAGGAAAGGAAAACCCGGGGTGGTAATTTTCGGAGCGACTCCTATAGGCCGGGATCTTGCTCCTGCGGTGGCGGCTCTGGCGGGAACGGGGTGTACGGCTGATTGTGTAGATCTTGAACTTACCGAAAACGGCGCCCTGCTTCAGACGGTCCCTGCGTTTGGCGGCCGTATGATGGCTGTAATCGTTACTCCCGAGCAGAGGCCGCAAATTGCTACTGTGCGCCCCGGGGTTTTTCAGCAGGCCTGGTTTCCGGAGCACGACGGCAGGGTGGTCAGTATCTTGCCCGAATTGCCGCCGGCGAAGTTTGACCTGGTCGAGTTTGTTGAGGAAAGTATTCAGCCTTCGCTTTTGACTTCCGCACGCGTTGTCGTCGCCGGCGGGGCTGGTGTTGACTCCCGTGAAGGATGGGAACTGCTGCGCGAATTGACAGGAGTCTTGCAGGCAGCGTTGGGCGGAAGCCGTCCGGCGCTGGACAACGGCTGGATTGAGGAAAGCCAGATGATCGGGCACAGCGGCTCCACTATCCGTCCCGATCTCTATATCGCCGTCGGTATTTCAGGAGATGTTTTGCACATGGTAGGCGTGCAGGATGCCAAAGTAATCGTTGCCGTAAACAGCGATTCCAGAGCGCCTGTATTCAGCCGTTCGGACTATGGAATTGTTGGAGACTACCGTGAGGTAGTACCTGTACTTATTAACACATTGAAAAAGAAACAACGTTTCTAA